The Streptomyces tubercidicus DNA segment CAGCACGGAGAGACAGCGGCACGGAGAGATGAGCCATCGCAGCGGCATGCAGCGGTGCTTCACCAGAAACTGACGTAGCGACAGAGGCCAGAGGCCAGCGGCCAGAGGCCGAGCAGAAGTCGACACGTTCCACGTGAAACGTACGCAGGGGCGAACGACCTGAAGGCGCCGGGGCGGACGACGACCCGTAGAAACGGGCGACCCGGCACAGCGAGAGCCGCAGCGAGAGCAGCGGTGCCAGCCTGAGATGTGACAGCCCGAGACATCGCACGACCACAGACCTGAACCACCCCTCATCCCCCCCGGAGTTCTACCGCTCCGCCCCCGACCGGGCCCCCGGCCCTCGGGTGCGCCCGCAGCGGTGAGCCGGGGTGGCCGCGGGCCGGGCGGCGCCGCCCATGCCCCGATACGTACCTCCGCGAGCCCGTGATGTGTCTCCGGGCAGCGGTGTCACGCCGATGAGTGCCCCTGCGGGCCCCGGCGACCGTGCGGTACATCTGCACCGGGTGACCCGCTTTTCGGTGCGGTTCGCCCGGCCCTTACGGCTGGTGTCCGCATAGCGCATCCCGTCTAAATGCCCTCGGTGTGCCCGGCCAAGGCCGGTGGAAGAATCCGCATATTGGTCGACTTCCTCTTGACTGCTTGGTAATGTCCGAGCACTTATTGTGACTCGGCGATATGAAGCAGCCGCCCGGGGTCATCCACCGTTCGAAAACCGGGGGTGGAGCACGGTAAGCGTATTCCCAGTGGGCGGGTGCTCACGATCCTGGCGGAACGTCTCGGGGCCGAGGTGGCGGAGATATCGGGAGCCGCAGCGCCTTCCGAAAGCACCGGACCGGTCCGCCGGATACTTCCGCTATTCCGCAGATCTCTTCCGGCGGGCCCAGGCATACCGGCACGCGGAGCGGGCCCGGGAACGGCTGATGGAGCTCATCGAAAAGCGGGTCTGACGCCCTCCGGGCCAACGGCGCCGCCGCGCGGAATCTTTCCGTATTCCGCGCCTCGCCGCCCCCGCCTTCCTGCCTCCACGCCATATGCGGCAGCCGCGCTATTTCTTTGCCTTCTTCTTTCCGATCCCCAGCAGGGCGAACAATGCCTCGGCGGCGCCGACGATCGCCAGTATCAGCCCGGCCTTGTGGAGCGAGATGACCGATGACTCCACTTCCTCCGTGGTCAGCCAGAGGGCCAGACCTGCAATCGCCAGGACAACGCCTAAGCCAATACCCTTCATGTGTTTCCCTCGTCCCGTGTGATGGTGTCGAACTCCTTGCAGGGACCAGGATTCCGCCCGTCCGGCACATTCGGATCATCCGCAGGTAGGCACTTTCCGCCCGTCATCTGTCACTTTCTATGTACTCCCGGCCCGGGGCAGGGGCGGCTAGAGGACGAATAGGAGAGGCCGGGAGAAAATCAGGGGCCGGTCGGGGCCGCTCCACCAGCTAGGGGTCCTGGGACAGCGGAAGCACCGCCCGCACCCGCCACCGACCCGGGGCGCGGGCGTCGGGGCCCGCGTCGAAAGTGCCGCCGACCAGGGCGGCCCGTTCGGACATCCCGGCGAGCCCGGCGCCCGCACCGGTCGTCAGCCGCGCCACGGGGCGCTGCCGGGCGCGGCCGTCGGGGCGGGCCAGTGGGCTGTCGACCGAGATGGTCAGCTGCTCGGGGCCGGTCTCGCAGTGGATCCGCACCTGCCCCGCCGACGCGTGCTTGAGGACATTGGTCAGCGCCTCCTGGACGATCCGGTACGCCGTCACCTCGATCACCGACGACACTTCGGGGAAGGTCTCGGGGATGTCGGTGTGCAGGGTCAGGGCCGCCGCGTCGGCGGCCGGGCGGGCCTGTTCGACCAGCGCCGCCAGCGCGTTCAGCTGCGGCCGGTCCCAGTCGTCGGCCTCCCCCCGGTCTGACCGCAACAGCACCACCATGCGGCGCATTTCGGCCAGTCCCTGGACGCTGTTCTCCCGGATCACCGAGAGCGCCTCCCGCACCGGATCGTCGGCGGCCGTACCGTCCTTCTCCCGCTGAGCCTCGGTCAGGGAGAGCACGGCGCTGGAGTGAATGGCGATCGCACTGAGATGGTTGGCCACCAGATCGTGCAGCTCACGAGCCATACGGGTGCGCTCGGTCTGCAGCACGGTCTTGCGGTCCAGCTCCGCCAGCCGGTCGATCTGGGCGGCCCGCTGCCGCTCGGCATCTGCCCGCTCCTTGTGGTTCCGGATCAGCACCGCGGTCCATACGGGAGAGACGAGCACCAGCGCGACGAGGACACCGACCGTCACGCCCTCGGAGCGGTCGCGGATGAGGACCAGGACGACGGTGGTCGCCAGGGTGGCCGCGATGGTGCCGAACTGGAGGACCTGGCACAGCCATGGGGCGCCGTACAGGGCGGCGGCATACAGCAGGTCCGTATAGACGAGGAGAGGGACGAGGAGGGGGCCCAGGCCACCCCCGGCGGCTATCTGCACGCCGACGGTGAGCGTGCCGACGGCGACCGCGGTCAGCGGCATGGTGCTGCGGAAGGCCGTCGCGCCGCACAGCACGAGCACCGGCAGCACGGCCTGCCAGGCGGGGAGATTGCCGCCCATGACCCGTGGCCCGCCCAGGACGTAGAGGATCAGACAGCCGGCGAGGAAGCCCACTGCCAGTCTCAGGTCACGGAGCGGCAAGGGGAGGCCGCGCACAGGTGTATTGGTGAAGGGACGGAACCACACACCAGGACAGTACGACGGCGTATCACCTGTCCTCCTGGCCCTGCGCCCGAATTCGGGCCGGTCCGCCGTACATCGAAGTATGTAGCCGCACATCGGCAGGAGGGATGACCCGAAGGCTCCGGGGGACTGCATGCTTTGGGCTGTCCCGTGCTGCGCGGCCTGGTGCGCTGTCCGGGACTCAACGGCTATTCCCGGGGCACCCTCGACGGCGCGGCCCGCCGTCGGCTGCGCCCCGCCGCCGCACGCGACCGCCTCGTCACCCGTTTCTGGGTACGTAAGGATGCCGCCCTACAGGCGGTCGGCTGTGGACTGTCCCTCGCGCCGGAGCGTATCGAGGCGGGGTTCCACGGCGACCACGGAACGGTCCGCGTCCCGGGTTTCCACGGCGCCGAAGTCCTGTTCTCGGGACGGAACTTCGCGTTCTCCGCCGCGTATGAGTGCGCCGTCGCCGTCCCGGAATCCCTCGCGCTCACCCCGTCTTTCTCTTATTCGGCCGGGTAATTGCCGTTTCCCGCAGGAATTCTGGGGCCAGCCGGGTGAAACCTCCGCATGTCGCGGGTCCCGGACACGGCAAAAACCATATTGCCGGGTTAGTTGGTGCGTGCCCACCGGTCGTGGCGAGTACCGCGTCACGGCGTTGCCGGAGCACTGCGGAGGATTGCCGTCATGCCGTCGCCCCTCGCCAAACGGTCCGTCGAAACGCTCCTGTCCGTGCTGCTGGTCGTGCTGAGTGTGCTGGGCGGCGCGGGGGCCGCGGCGGCCGCCCCGCCGGGGGGCCCGGCACCGGACTGGGAGCGCATCGCCGCCTGCGAGAGCAACGGCCGCTGGCACATCAACACCGGTAACGGCTACCACGGCGGACTGCAGATCGACCCCGCCACCTGGCGCGCTTACGGAGGCCGTCGCTACGCGCCGCGCGCCGACCTCGCCACCCGCGACGAGCAGATCGCCATCGGCGAGCGCATCGTCCGCGACCGCGGGCTGTCCGCCTGGCCCAACTGCGCCCGGACCACCGACAACGGCGACAGCAGCTCCCGTGCCATGGAGCAGACCCCGTCGGCCGATCCGGCACCGCAAGCGGCACCCCGCACCCGCAGCCTCACCTCTCACGGCCGCACCACCGCCCGCACCTATGTGGTGCAGCCCGGCGACTGCCTCTCCGTCATCGCGGAACGCCACCACACCCCGGGCGGCACCAAGGCCCTGTACGACCTGAACAAGCACTCTCTCGACCAGGGACCGGACCACATCTACCCGGGGCAGCGGCTGCGACTGCGGTCCTGAGGGGGCGGCGCCGGACTGACTCCGCTGTCGGGGGGTGCTCCGGAGGGCCGTCACGGTGAATTCGCTGATCGGTGCGGGTGAATGCGCGGGACGGGCCGTTGCTCAGGCTTGGTGGATGGGGGCGTGGCCGGTAGCAAGACCGCGGGGTACCAACCGCGAGGTGCAGGAGCACACAGTGAAAAACATGGCACGCATCAACATTGTGGTGGCAGGGGCTTGCGGTTTGCTCCTGGCCGTCGGAGGGGCGTCGCCCGCACAGGCATGGGACGGGCCGTTCGACGGGGACGGTGTGTGGAACAGCGACACGATTGCCAGCTTCCACGCCGGATTCAGCTGCCGTAACCGGGCCCGAATCTGCATCAACGGCCCGCTGAACAGCGGAAACGTCCGGAACTCGCAGAACGTGCACCTGTCCGGGAACAACACGGACAGCGGCAGCCCGACCAACGTCAACGGCAACACCAACGACGATGCCGGTGGCACGACCGGAGCCGAGAACAAGACCAGCAACGACTTCCAGCACATCGGCCGTAACGGTTCGCAGAGGCTGTGACCCGATCCCGATCCCGATCCTGATCCGGTCCTGATCCGGTCCTGATCCCGATCCGGTCCTGATCCCGACCCATCTCTCCGGCCCCGGTGTACTCCGGGGCCGGAGGCATGTCCGGGCCGGGGCGCCGCATGGTTTCGGGCACACGACAAGCGCCCGGCGGGATCCGCCGGGCGCTCGGGGAAGGGCTGCCGAAGAGGGGCGCGGGCCGTAGCCGTATCAGGGGTCGGGCCTTGTATCAGGGGCCGCTCAGTGGAGGAGACGTCCCAGGATGTGCTGCACGCTGTTGCTGCTCCCAGAGGAGGCACCGGTCGCGGAGTTGCCGCTGTTGGTCGACCCGTTGGTGTTGGCGATGTTGCCGCTGTTGTTCGGGTTGCCGTGGTTGTTGAAGTTGCCGCTGTTCATGCTGTTTCCGCTGTGTACCGCGCCGTTGATGCAGGGGTGCGGCGACCTGAAGACCGGTGACTTGTAGTTGAAGTCGGCCAGGCGGTTGTTGCAGACCACCCCGGAGACCATGCCGGCCACCGTGCCGACATCGGCACCCACGGCGGCCGCGAGCAGGGAATCGCTCGGGATCACCTGGGCCTGGGCGATGCCGCTGCCGAGCAGCACCAGCCCGCACGCCCCGACGATGCTGCCCGCCTGCGCAATTCTTCTCACGTCGCTCCTCGCCTCTTCGTCCTACGGGTGCCAGACGTATCGTGCTGCCGCGGTCGGCCCGTGTCCGCGTTCAACCCGCGGTGTGCGAAACCCCCGGCGGACACAATCAGCCGGGTGGCCCAACCCGCGCGGGGCCGCTCGCCGGCCGGTCGTCAGACGGCTGCCACACCGGGGCTCAGAGCACGAGCCGCTCCGGCATGGGCTGCGCCACCCCGTCCAGCTCCAGCGTGCACCGCGGCATGGAGGGGACGAGATGCGGCTGGCGCAGCAGGACCCGGAAGGGGTGGGCGGGCTCTTCGGGGAGTTCGCCGGTCAGCACGTTCATACCGGCGCGGTGTTCCTTCTGGTACGCGACCACCTTGCCGTCGACCAGCAGCTCGATCTCCCCGGACCGGCCGGGTCCGACGTTCACCGTGATCGAGTGGTCACCCTGATCCAGATGGAAGTGGTGTCTGTGCCCCATGAGGCACCTCCGGCAGTTCGTCGGTCACGACCGGCGGCGCCGTCCTTGCCTCGCGGCGGCCGGTCCGTTCTTCCAGCCTAGGTTCCGCGAGCGACAATTGTGGTGGGTGCCGGGCGTCCGGTTCACGGAGCGCGGGTCGGCGAGACCTGCCCGGAGATCCGGGCACCGGGCCGGCAGGAGACGACGATGAACGGGTCGGTCCGCGTCGGACATGTGGTCGGGGTACCGCTGCGTATGCACTGGAGCGTGCCGCTGCTGGTGGGCCTGTTCGCGTACGGACTCGGCCGGCAGGGCCTGCCTGTCTGGACGCCGGGCCGTTCGGACACCGTGTACGCCGTCGCCGGGGTCGTGGGGGCCGCGCTGCTCATGGGCAGCCTGCTGCTGCACGAGACGGCCCACGCCGCGACCGCCCTGCGGAAGAAGATCTCGGTGCAGGACGTGACGCTGTGGGCGCTGGGCGGGACCACCCGGATGGGGCGGCCGCAGACCGCGGCGGCGGCCTTCGCGGTGGCGGTCAGCGGGCCACTGATCAGCCTGGTCATCGGCGGTATCGCGCTGGGGGCGGGGATCGGGCTGCACGGGCTGTCCGGCTGGGCGGTGCCCTCGGTCGTCCTGGCCTGGCTCGGCTGGGCGAATCTGTTCCTGGGCGTGTTCAATCTGCTGCCCGCGGTACCGCTGGACGGCGGACGGGTGGTGCAGGCGGTGCTGTGGTGGCGCACGGGGGACCGGGAGCGGGCGGATCTGGCGGCGTCCCGGGGCGGCCAGATCATGGGGCTGCTCCTGGTGGCCGCGGGCTGGATCTCCGTACTGCGCGGGACGCCGGGCGGACTGTGGATCGTCTTCATCGGCCTCTTCATCATGGTGGTCGCCGGCGCGGAGCGGCGCCGCGCGGCCCTGCACCGGTCCCTGCGGGGGCTCCGGGTCGGTGAGGCGATGTCCGGTCCGGTGGCCACCGGCGCCGACTGGCTGACCGTCCAGCGCTTCATCGACGAGGTGGCCGTGCACTCCGCATACTCCGCGCTGCCGCTGCTCGACTTCGAGGGCCGCCCCAGCGGCGTCGTGCAGCTGCGACGGCTCGCGTCGGTACCGGCCGCCGACCGGGAGACACTGCGGGTACGGGAGGTCGCGATCCCGCTTTCCCAGTGCGCGGTCGCCGCACCGGACGATCTGCTGACCGAGGCGCTGGACAAGCTGAGTCTGCGGACCGGCCCCCGCATCCTCGTCGTGGACGCCGGGCATCTTGTGGGGATCGTCACCGGGAAGGACATCGGCCGGCTGATGCAGCGCGAGACCCTGGGCGGCAAGGAGAACGCCTGACCGGCCTGCCTGCCCGGGGTGTCGCGGCGGGCGCGCGCCGCCGCCCGTCCGCGCCCACAATGGTGGTACGGAACGCCCCCGGGGGATACGGGGCCGTCCGCGGCGGAGACCCGTAACGGGACAGCGGCGGAGGCCCGGAACGGACAGGGGTATGGAGTACGTCACCGTGACCGCGCTGAGCCACCCCGGGCTGCTCCGGGAGCACAACGAGGACAGTCTGGTGGCCGGTCCCTGGACGCTCTGCGGCACCATGACCGAGAACCCGCAGACCCTGGTGTTCCCGCTCGGCACCCCGCTCGTGGTCGCGGTCGCCGACGGCATCGGCGGGCAGCCGGCCGGTGAGGTGGCCAGCGCCCTGGCCGTGCGGCAACTGGCGGCGCTCGGCCCCACACTGGACACCGCCGAAGCGGTACGGGACGCCCTGAACCTCTGCAATGACGCGGTGTACGCGGCCGCCGGCCACGACCCGGAGCTGCGCACCATGGGGACCACGGTCGCCGGTGCCGTCCTCCTGGCGGAGTCGCTGCTGGTGTTCAACGTCGGCGACAGCCGGGTGCTCAACACGACCACGGACGGGCTGCGCCAGGTGAGCGTGGACGACAGCCCGCCGCTCTCCCCGGGGCGGCGCACCACCTCGCTCGTCACCCAGGCGCTCGGCGGCACCCCGGACTTCAGCGCCATCACCCCGCATGTCCGGGAAGTGCCGCTGTCCGCGGGCGACCGCTACCTGGTGTGCACCGACGGTCTGACCGACCCCGTCCCGGAGGACGCCCTCAACGACCTGCTGCAACTTCACAGCGGCGGCCGGGCCGCCTTCGAACTGTGGAAGTCCGCGATCGAGGCGGGCGGTCCCGACAACATCACGCTGGGGTTGATCGGGGTCGGGGAGTAGAGGGGAGGGTTCGAGGTCCGGAGCGGCGGCCCCAGGTGTGGGGCGATGCGGCGTACGGCCTACGGGGGCGGCGATGCGTCCTGCGGCTAACCCCACCCCGGATGTGAGGGCTGCCGGATGGGAAGCGGGGGAGCGCTCAACCACGCTTGCTCCATGACGACTTACACCCATCGCACCCTTCTTCTCGCGCTCTCCCTCGCCACCGTCGCAGCCACCGTGACCGCGGCCGCCCCGGCGGCCCGCGCCGGCACTTCTGGAACCGCTGGCACCACCGGCCCCGCCCTCACCTGGCGGCCCTGCGCCGAGCCCGGCGGCCTCACCGGGCAGGAGTGCGCCCAGCTGCCCGTACCCCTCGACTACCGCGATCCGGACGGCCCGCAGCTCAGCCTCGCCGTGACCCGGGTGCGCAGCGACCGGCCCGAGGCGCGGCGGGGCACCTTACTGGTGATCCCCGGCGGGCCGGGCGAATCCGGGGTGCGCCGGCTGGCAGCGAAGGGCCCGGCGCTGCGGAAGGCGATGGCGGGGACGTACGACCTGGTCAGCTTTGATCCGCGGGGGGTGGGCGGGAGCAGCCGGGCGGACTGCGGACTCGACGCCGCCGACCGCCATCTGGTGACGCTGCGGTCCTGGCCGGGGCCGGACGGCGGGATCGACGGCAATGTCGCCCGCTCCCGTCGGATCGCCGAGGCGTGCCAACGCCATGGTGGTGCCGTGCTGCGCAGCTTCACCACCCGGAACGAGACACGCGATATCGACCGCCTCCGTCAGGCCCTGGGCGAGGAGAAGCTGTCGGCCTGGGCGTCCTCGTACGGGACATACGTCGGGGCGGTGTACGCGCAGAAGTACCCGCGGCACACCGACCGCTGGGTACTGGACAGCAACGGTGATCCCAACCCGTCCCGGGTGGCGCGCGGGTGGCTGGCGAACATCTCGGTGGGCGCGGAAGACCGTTTCCCCGACTTCGCGGCCTGGGCCGCCGATCCGGCA contains these protein-coding regions:
- a CDS encoding alpha/beta hydrolase, with translation MTTYTHRTLLLALSLATVAATVTAAAPAARAGTSGTAGTTGPALTWRPCAEPGGLTGQECAQLPVPLDYRDPDGPQLSLAVTRVRSDRPEARRGTLLVIPGGPGESGVRRLAAKGPALRKAMAGTYDLVSFDPRGVGGSSRADCGLDAADRHLVTLRSWPGPDGGIDGNVARSRRIAEACQRHGGAVLRSFTTRNETRDIDRLRQALGEEKLSAWASSYGTYVGAVYAQKYPRHTDRWVLDSNGDPNPSRVARGWLANISVGAEDRFPDFAAWAADPAREREGLRLARRPEDVRPLFLALAAKLDREPKESTTPGVPLTGNRLRQALQSALLSDGLFAELARLVQQAQDPAAEPVLPDAVAGPLPDQDATTFMAAVCNDVRWPASVPAHRRAVTADRARHPLTAGMPANITPCGFWKAPAEPPTRITADGPSNILMVQNRRDPYTPYFGALKMRRALGDRARLLTLDHGGHGVYLGNGTACGDRTVTTFLTTGRRPQTDTHCVG
- a CDS encoding transglycosylase family protein, translated to MPSPLAKRSVETLLSVLLVVLSVLGGAGAAAAAPPGGPAPDWERIAACESNGRWHINTGNGYHGGLQIDPATWRAYGGRRYAPRADLATRDEQIAIGERIVRDRGLSAWPNCARTTDNGDSSSRAMEQTPSADPAPQAAPRTRSLTSHGRTTARTYVVQPGDCLSVIAERHHTPGGTKALYDLNKHSLDQGPDHIYPGQRLRLRS
- a CDS encoding sensor histidine kinase, whose product is MGFLAGCLILYVLGGPRVMGGNLPAWQAVLPVLVLCGATAFRSTMPLTAVAVGTLTVGVQIAAGGGLGPLLVPLLVYTDLLYAAALYGAPWLCQVLQFGTIAATLATTVVLVLIRDRSEGVTVGVLVALVLVSPVWTAVLIRNHKERADAERQRAAQIDRLAELDRKTVLQTERTRMARELHDLVANHLSAIAIHSSAVLSLTEAQREKDGTAADDPVREALSVIRENSVQGLAEMRRMVVLLRSDRGEADDWDRPQLNALAALVEQARPAADAAALTLHTDIPETFPEVSSVIEVTAYRIVQEALTNVLKHASAGQVRIHCETGPEQLTISVDSPLARPDGRARQRPVARLTTGAGAGLAGMSERAALVGGTFDAGPDARAPGRWRVRAVLPLSQDP
- a CDS encoding PP2C family protein-serine/threonine phosphatase, whose translation is MEYVTVTALSHPGLLREHNEDSLVAGPWTLCGTMTENPQTLVFPLGTPLVVAVADGIGGQPAGEVASALAVRQLAALGPTLDTAEAVRDALNLCNDAVYAAAGHDPELRTMGTTVAGAVLLAESLLVFNVGDSRVLNTTTDGLRQVSVDDSPPLSPGRRTTSLVTQALGGTPDFSAITPHVREVPLSAGDRYLVCTDGLTDPVPEDALNDLLQLHSGGRAAFELWKSAIEAGGPDNITLGLIGVGE
- a CDS encoding site-2 protease family protein, whose protein sequence is MNGSVRVGHVVGVPLRMHWSVPLLVGLFAYGLGRQGLPVWTPGRSDTVYAVAGVVGAALLMGSLLLHETAHAATALRKKISVQDVTLWALGGTTRMGRPQTAAAAFAVAVSGPLISLVIGGIALGAGIGLHGLSGWAVPSVVLAWLGWANLFLGVFNLLPAVPLDGGRVVQAVLWWRTGDRERADLAASRGGQIMGLLLVAAGWISVLRGTPGGLWIVFIGLFIMVVAGAERRRAALHRSLRGLRVGEAMSGPVATGADWLTVQRFIDEVAVHSAYSALPLLDFEGRPSGVVQLRRLASVPAADRETLRVREVAIPLSQCAVAAPDDLLTEALDKLSLRTGPRILVVDAGHLVGIVTGKDIGRLMQRETLGGKENA
- a CDS encoding DUF5708 family protein, whose product is MKGIGLGVVLAIAGLALWLTTEEVESSVISLHKAGLILAIVGAAEALFALLGIGKKKAKK